In Mercurialis annua linkage group LG5, ddMerAnnu1.2, whole genome shotgun sequence, a single genomic region encodes these proteins:
- the LOC126680136 gene encoding uncharacterized protein LOC126680136: MGCISCSGTTLCFTSSKSVLSRRRSVRVMAAAEAITVEKCGIKITTNPLESNLTELGVRSWPKWGCPPSKFPWTYSAKETCYLLQGKVKVYPDGSDEGVEMGAGDLVVFPKGMSCTWDVSVAVDKHYNFE; this comes from the exons ATGGGATGCATAAGTTGTAGCGGTACTACCCTATGTTTTACTAGTAGCAAGAGCGTATTGTCAAGAAGAAGAAGCGTCAGAGTTATGGCAGCAGCAGAGGCTATAACTGTTGAGAAATGTGGAATCAAAATCACTACCAACCCGCTCGAGTCCAACCTCACTGAGCTTGGAGTCCGTTCTTGGCCTAA GTGGGGCTGCCCTCCAAGCAAATTCCCATGGACATATTCTGCAAAAGAGACATGTTATCTACTACAAGGCAAAGTGAAGGTTTATCCTGATGGTTCAGATGAGGGTGTTGAAATGGGTGCTGGTGACTTGGTTGTGTTCCCCAAGGGAATGAGCTGCACTTGGGATGTCTCGGTAGCTGTAGACAAGCACTACAACTTTGAGTAA
- the LOC126682968 gene encoding uncharacterized protein ycf45 isoform X1, protein MNSANVCCCSILPFNTNKTIGLKLKLKLKLAHTTKTRIHSSSSSSNVTVADDFQAFLNILPFDLHQILLNHPKRPQLLEVILDLGRFPEARYLGEYGGQYLRNTEVSVEELEYAQNAVGEFGGDNRAGIDGTLHRISAIRSRKGVIVGLTCRVGRAVSGQADMVNDLLHYGKSILFVGSFNFSRPGVGKTTVMREIARVLSDKFDKRVLVIEQVIVDTSNEIGGDGNIPHAAVGGARRMQVPDPSLQHKVMIEAVENHMPEVIIVDEIGTEAETLACRSIAERGIMLIGTAHGERLENIIKNPTLSDLIGGVETVTLGDEEARARRSQKSILERKGSPTFYFLIEMRERHHWVTHLTEKSVDMLLRGKNPLVEVRKRNNELKVVIERWKEYDGKAF, encoded by the exons ATGAACTCCGCAAATGTGTGCTGCTGCTCTATCTTGCCATTCAACACTAACAAAACAATTGGGTTGAAGTTGAAGTTGAAGTTGAAGTTGGCCCATACAACCAAAACCAGAATCcattcatcatcatcatcatcaaatgTCACTGTGGCAGATGACTTTCAAGCATTCCTCAAT ATTCTTCCATTTGATTTGCATCAGATTCTTCTCAATCATCCCAAACGACCTCAACTTTTAGAG GTCATATTGGACTTGGGTCGCTTCCCAGAGGCGCGCTATCTTGGTGAATATGGTGGTCAATATTTAAGGAATACTGAG GTGTCAGTGGAAGAATTAGAGTATGCTCAAAATGCTGTTGGAGAATTTGGAGGTGATAACAGGGCTGGCATTGATGGGACCCTGCACAGAATATCTGCAATCCGGAGTAGGAAAGGGGTGATAGTTGGTTTAACTTGTCGAGTTGGCAGGGCAGTCAGTGGTCAGGCTGACATGGTTAATGATCTACTTCATTATGGAAAGAGCATCTTATTTGTTGGAAG TTTCAACTTTTCAAGGCCAGGAGTTGGCAAGACTACTGTTATGCGAGAGATTGCACGTGTCCTATCGGATAAATTTGACAAAAGAGTG CTAGTAATTGAGCAGGTGATCGTTGATACAAGCAATGAAATAGGAGGGGATGGGAATATTCCACATGCCGCAGTAGGAGGTGCAAGAAGAATGCAGGTTCCAGATCCATCTTTACAGCACAAGGTCATGATTGAGGCTGTAGAAAATCATATGCCCGAAGTCATTATTGTTGATGAGATAGGCACAGAGGCTGAAACCCTTGCCTGTCGGTCAATAGCTGAGAGAGGCATTATGCTTATTGGTACTGCTCATGGAGAGCGACTTGAAAACATAATTAAGAATCCGACTCTTTCTGATCTG ATTGGAGGTGTAGAAACAGTTACCTTAGGAGATGAAGAAGCCCGAGCTAGGAGGAGTCAGAAAAGCATTCTTGAAAGAAAAGGCTCTCCAACTTTTTATTTCTTGATTGAGATGAGAGAGAGGCACCATTGGGTGACTCATTTG ACAGAGAAAAGTGTGGATATGTTGCTTCGTGGAAAAAACCCATTAGTTGAG GTTAGGAAGAGGAATAATGAATTGAAGGTTGTAATAGAACGATGGAAGGAATATGATGGAAAAGCCTTTTAG
- the LOC126682968 gene encoding uncharacterized protein ycf45 isoform X4, translated as MNSANVCCCSILPFNTNKTIGLKLKLKLKLAHTTKTRIHSSSSSSNVTVADDFQAFLNILLNHPKRPQLLEVILDLGRFPEARYLGEYGGQYLRNTEVSVEELEYAQNAVGEFGGDNRAGIDGTLHRISAIRSRKGVIVGLTCRVGRAVSGQADMVNDLLHYGKSILFVGSFNFSRPGVGKTTVMREIARVLSDKFDKRVLVIEQVIVDTSNEIGGDGNIPHAAVGGARRMQVPDPSLQHKVMIEAVENHMPEVIIVDEIGTEAETLACRSIAERGIMLIGTAHGERLENIIKNPTLSDLIGGVETVTLGDEEARARRSQKSILERKGSPTFYFLIEMRERHHWVTHLTEKSVDMLLRGKNPLVEVRKRNNELKVVIERWKEYDGKAF; from the exons ATGAACTCCGCAAATGTGTGCTGCTGCTCTATCTTGCCATTCAACACTAACAAAACAATTGGGTTGAAGTTGAAGTTGAAGTTGAAGTTGGCCCATACAACCAAAACCAGAATCcattcatcatcatcatcatcaaatgTCACTGTGGCAGATGACTTTCAAGCATTCCTCAAT ATTCTTCTCAATCATCCCAAACGACCTCAACTTTTAGAG GTCATATTGGACTTGGGTCGCTTCCCAGAGGCGCGCTATCTTGGTGAATATGGTGGTCAATATTTAAGGAATACTGAG GTGTCAGTGGAAGAATTAGAGTATGCTCAAAATGCTGTTGGAGAATTTGGAGGTGATAACAGGGCTGGCATTGATGGGACCCTGCACAGAATATCTGCAATCCGGAGTAGGAAAGGGGTGATAGTTGGTTTAACTTGTCGAGTTGGCAGGGCAGTCAGTGGTCAGGCTGACATGGTTAATGATCTACTTCATTATGGAAAGAGCATCTTATTTGTTGGAAG TTTCAACTTTTCAAGGCCAGGAGTTGGCAAGACTACTGTTATGCGAGAGATTGCACGTGTCCTATCGGATAAATTTGACAAAAGAGTG CTAGTAATTGAGCAGGTGATCGTTGATACAAGCAATGAAATAGGAGGGGATGGGAATATTCCACATGCCGCAGTAGGAGGTGCAAGAAGAATGCAGGTTCCAGATCCATCTTTACAGCACAAGGTCATGATTGAGGCTGTAGAAAATCATATGCCCGAAGTCATTATTGTTGATGAGATAGGCACAGAGGCTGAAACCCTTGCCTGTCGGTCAATAGCTGAGAGAGGCATTATGCTTATTGGTACTGCTCATGGAGAGCGACTTGAAAACATAATTAAGAATCCGACTCTTTCTGATCTG ATTGGAGGTGTAGAAACAGTTACCTTAGGAGATGAAGAAGCCCGAGCTAGGAGGAGTCAGAAAAGCATTCTTGAAAGAAAAGGCTCTCCAACTTTTTATTTCTTGATTGAGATGAGAGAGAGGCACCATTGGGTGACTCATTTG ACAGAGAAAAGTGTGGATATGTTGCTTCGTGGAAAAAACCCATTAGTTGAG GTTAGGAAGAGGAATAATGAATTGAAGGTTGTAATAGAACGATGGAAGGAATATGATGGAAAAGCCTTTTAG
- the LOC126682968 gene encoding uncharacterized protein ycf45 isoform X3, protein MNSANVCCCSILPFNTNKTIGLKLKLKLKLAHTTKTRIHSSSSSSNVTVADDFQAFLNILPFDLHQILLNHPKRPQLLEVILDLGRFPEARYLGEYGGQYLRNTEVSVEELEYAQNAVGEFGGDNRAGIDGTLHRISAIRSRKGVIVGLTCRVGRAVSGQADMVNDLLHYGKSILFVGRPGVGKTTVMREIARVLSDKFDKRVLVIEQVIVDTSNEIGGDGNIPHAAVGGARRMQVPDPSLQHKVMIEAVENHMPEVIIVDEIGTEAETLACRSIAERGIMLIGTAHGERLENIIKNPTLSDLIGGVETVTLGDEEARARRSQKSILERKGSPTFYFLIEMRERHHWVTHLTEKSVDMLLRGKNPLVEVRKRNNELKVVIERWKEYDGKAF, encoded by the exons ATGAACTCCGCAAATGTGTGCTGCTGCTCTATCTTGCCATTCAACACTAACAAAACAATTGGGTTGAAGTTGAAGTTGAAGTTGAAGTTGGCCCATACAACCAAAACCAGAATCcattcatcatcatcatcatcaaatgTCACTGTGGCAGATGACTTTCAAGCATTCCTCAAT ATTCTTCCATTTGATTTGCATCAGATTCTTCTCAATCATCCCAAACGACCTCAACTTTTAGAG GTCATATTGGACTTGGGTCGCTTCCCAGAGGCGCGCTATCTTGGTGAATATGGTGGTCAATATTTAAGGAATACTGAG GTGTCAGTGGAAGAATTAGAGTATGCTCAAAATGCTGTTGGAGAATTTGGAGGTGATAACAGGGCTGGCATTGATGGGACCCTGCACAGAATATCTGCAATCCGGAGTAGGAAAGGGGTGATAGTTGGTTTAACTTGTCGAGTTGGCAGGGCAGTCAGTGGTCAGGCTGACATGGTTAATGATCTACTTCATTATGGAAAGAGCATCTTATTTGTTGGAAG GCCAGGAGTTGGCAAGACTACTGTTATGCGAGAGATTGCACGTGTCCTATCGGATAAATTTGACAAAAGAGTG CTAGTAATTGAGCAGGTGATCGTTGATACAAGCAATGAAATAGGAGGGGATGGGAATATTCCACATGCCGCAGTAGGAGGTGCAAGAAGAATGCAGGTTCCAGATCCATCTTTACAGCACAAGGTCATGATTGAGGCTGTAGAAAATCATATGCCCGAAGTCATTATTGTTGATGAGATAGGCACAGAGGCTGAAACCCTTGCCTGTCGGTCAATAGCTGAGAGAGGCATTATGCTTATTGGTACTGCTCATGGAGAGCGACTTGAAAACATAATTAAGAATCCGACTCTTTCTGATCTG ATTGGAGGTGTAGAAACAGTTACCTTAGGAGATGAAGAAGCCCGAGCTAGGAGGAGTCAGAAAAGCATTCTTGAAAGAAAAGGCTCTCCAACTTTTTATTTCTTGATTGAGATGAGAGAGAGGCACCATTGGGTGACTCATTTG ACAGAGAAAAGTGTGGATATGTTGCTTCGTGGAAAAAACCCATTAGTTGAG GTTAGGAAGAGGAATAATGAATTGAAGGTTGTAATAGAACGATGGAAGGAATATGATGGAAAAGCCTTTTAG
- the LOC126682968 gene encoding uncharacterized protein ycf45 isoform X5: protein MNSANVCCCSILPFNTNKTIGLKLKLKLKLAHTTKTRIHSSSSSSNVTVADDFQAFLNILPFDLHQILLNHPKRPQLLEVILDLGRFPEARYLGEYGGQYLRNTEVSVEELEYAQNAVGEFGGDNRAGIDGTLHRISAIRSRKGVIVGLTCRVGRAVSGQADMVNDLLHYGKSILFVGRPGVGKTTVMREIARVLSDKFDKRVVIVDTSNEIGGDGNIPHAAVGGARRMQVPDPSLQHKVMIEAVENHMPEVIIVDEIGTEAETLACRSIAERGIMLIGTAHGERLENIIKNPTLSDLIGGVETVTLGDEEARARRSQKSILERKGSPTFYFLIEMRERHHWVTHLTEKSVDMLLRGKNPLVEVRKRNNELKVVIERWKEYDGKAF from the exons ATGAACTCCGCAAATGTGTGCTGCTGCTCTATCTTGCCATTCAACACTAACAAAACAATTGGGTTGAAGTTGAAGTTGAAGTTGAAGTTGGCCCATACAACCAAAACCAGAATCcattcatcatcatcatcatcaaatgTCACTGTGGCAGATGACTTTCAAGCATTCCTCAAT ATTCTTCCATTTGATTTGCATCAGATTCTTCTCAATCATCCCAAACGACCTCAACTTTTAGAG GTCATATTGGACTTGGGTCGCTTCCCAGAGGCGCGCTATCTTGGTGAATATGGTGGTCAATATTTAAGGAATACTGAG GTGTCAGTGGAAGAATTAGAGTATGCTCAAAATGCTGTTGGAGAATTTGGAGGTGATAACAGGGCTGGCATTGATGGGACCCTGCACAGAATATCTGCAATCCGGAGTAGGAAAGGGGTGATAGTTGGTTTAACTTGTCGAGTTGGCAGGGCAGTCAGTGGTCAGGCTGACATGGTTAATGATCTACTTCATTATGGAAAGAGCATCTTATTTGTTGGAAG GCCAGGAGTTGGCAAGACTACTGTTATGCGAGAGATTGCACGTGTCCTATCGGATAAATTTGACAAAAGAGTG GTGATCGTTGATACAAGCAATGAAATAGGAGGGGATGGGAATATTCCACATGCCGCAGTAGGAGGTGCAAGAAGAATGCAGGTTCCAGATCCATCTTTACAGCACAAGGTCATGATTGAGGCTGTAGAAAATCATATGCCCGAAGTCATTATTGTTGATGAGATAGGCACAGAGGCTGAAACCCTTGCCTGTCGGTCAATAGCTGAGAGAGGCATTATGCTTATTGGTACTGCTCATGGAGAGCGACTTGAAAACATAATTAAGAATCCGACTCTTTCTGATCTG ATTGGAGGTGTAGAAACAGTTACCTTAGGAGATGAAGAAGCCCGAGCTAGGAGGAGTCAGAAAAGCATTCTTGAAAGAAAAGGCTCTCCAACTTTTTATTTCTTGATTGAGATGAGAGAGAGGCACCATTGGGTGACTCATTTG ACAGAGAAAAGTGTGGATATGTTGCTTCGTGGAAAAAACCCATTAGTTGAG GTTAGGAAGAGGAATAATGAATTGAAGGTTGTAATAGAACGATGGAAGGAATATGATGGAAAAGCCTTTTAG
- the LOC126682968 gene encoding uncharacterized protein ycf45 isoform X2 translates to MNSANVCCCSILPFNTNKTIGLKLKLKLKLAHTTKTRIHSSSSSSNVTVADDFQAFLNILPFDLHQILLNHPKRPQLLEVILDLGRFPEARYLGEYGGQYLRNTEVSVEELEYAQNAVGEFGGDNRAGIDGTLHRISAIRSRKGVIVGLTCRVGRAVSGQADMVNDLLHYGKSILFVGSFNFSRPGVGKTTVMREIARVLSDKFDKRVVIVDTSNEIGGDGNIPHAAVGGARRMQVPDPSLQHKVMIEAVENHMPEVIIVDEIGTEAETLACRSIAERGIMLIGTAHGERLENIIKNPTLSDLIGGVETVTLGDEEARARRSQKSILERKGSPTFYFLIEMRERHHWVTHLTEKSVDMLLRGKNPLVEVRKRNNELKVVIERWKEYDGKAF, encoded by the exons ATGAACTCCGCAAATGTGTGCTGCTGCTCTATCTTGCCATTCAACACTAACAAAACAATTGGGTTGAAGTTGAAGTTGAAGTTGAAGTTGGCCCATACAACCAAAACCAGAATCcattcatcatcatcatcatcaaatgTCACTGTGGCAGATGACTTTCAAGCATTCCTCAAT ATTCTTCCATTTGATTTGCATCAGATTCTTCTCAATCATCCCAAACGACCTCAACTTTTAGAG GTCATATTGGACTTGGGTCGCTTCCCAGAGGCGCGCTATCTTGGTGAATATGGTGGTCAATATTTAAGGAATACTGAG GTGTCAGTGGAAGAATTAGAGTATGCTCAAAATGCTGTTGGAGAATTTGGAGGTGATAACAGGGCTGGCATTGATGGGACCCTGCACAGAATATCTGCAATCCGGAGTAGGAAAGGGGTGATAGTTGGTTTAACTTGTCGAGTTGGCAGGGCAGTCAGTGGTCAGGCTGACATGGTTAATGATCTACTTCATTATGGAAAGAGCATCTTATTTGTTGGAAG TTTCAACTTTTCAAGGCCAGGAGTTGGCAAGACTACTGTTATGCGAGAGATTGCACGTGTCCTATCGGATAAATTTGACAAAAGAGTG GTGATCGTTGATACAAGCAATGAAATAGGAGGGGATGGGAATATTCCACATGCCGCAGTAGGAGGTGCAAGAAGAATGCAGGTTCCAGATCCATCTTTACAGCACAAGGTCATGATTGAGGCTGTAGAAAATCATATGCCCGAAGTCATTATTGTTGATGAGATAGGCACAGAGGCTGAAACCCTTGCCTGTCGGTCAATAGCTGAGAGAGGCATTATGCTTATTGGTACTGCTCATGGAGAGCGACTTGAAAACATAATTAAGAATCCGACTCTTTCTGATCTG ATTGGAGGTGTAGAAACAGTTACCTTAGGAGATGAAGAAGCCCGAGCTAGGAGGAGTCAGAAAAGCATTCTTGAAAGAAAAGGCTCTCCAACTTTTTATTTCTTGATTGAGATGAGAGAGAGGCACCATTGGGTGACTCATTTG ACAGAGAAAAGTGTGGATATGTTGCTTCGTGGAAAAAACCCATTAGTTGAG GTTAGGAAGAGGAATAATGAATTGAAGGTTGTAATAGAACGATGGAAGGAATATGATGGAAAAGCCTTTTAG